A single genomic interval of Macadamia integrifolia cultivar HAES 741 chromosome 6, SCU_Mint_v3, whole genome shotgun sequence harbors:
- the LOC122082233 gene encoding uncharacterized protein LOC122082233 — translation MRPGENHPECPISDPSSSSDDTSSSQGSDDSSGSNDSSGSGSSLGSESVEVVSPETVPSRARSGSTALAQPPSAAAAAGSERNAGYVQEDVLGKSHTSGWYYFNKRERDSPYSDLKMFLNMPSSVKKWKERYFYVAMEGNPFKSRWVKPTQSVLNRAPKLSPTDLQTYQMCLGGEAVDVCMLQNEDFLQEFGLSEVPVVNVKVDNKALAAAAAEARKKDTADQAAKKAVDKGKAAASPNPNVKVAPPTGAGNKSSPLIIGGKQGKEMPPPIQYSARHRAPGSVKAKEPAGAIKKAPGQTGTPDQAGAGSNVQKRRRSPVDEGQQGNPPKVARTGKQPADPWVDLLENGTILDPSATQT, via the exons ATGAGGCCTGGGGAAAATCACCCTGAGTGCCCCATTTCCGATCCTTCGTCCTCTAGTGACGACACTTCCAGTAGTCAGGGCTCTGACGACAGCTCAGGCTCTAACGACAGCTCGGGCTCGGGCAGCAGCTTGGGCTCTGAGTCTGTGGAGGTGGTCTCGCCAGAGACCGTCCCGAGCAGAGCTAGGTCTGGCTCGACTGCCTTAGCTCAACCCCCTAGTGCCGCGGCAGCAG CTGGGTCAGAGCGCAACGCTGGATATGTTCAGGAAGATGTTCTTGGTAAGAGCCACACCTcagggtggtactacttcaACAAGAGGGAGAGGGACAGTCCTTACAGCGAcctgaagatgttcctcaacaTGCCCTCCTCggtgaagaagtggaaggagaggtacttctacGTGGCGATGGAGGGAAACCCCTTCAAGAGCAGGTGGGTCAAGCCCACCCAATCCGTGCTGAACCGAGCACCCAAGCTCTCCCCAACTGACCTCCAAACATATCaaatgtgtttgggtggggaggctgtGGATGTCTGCATGCTACAGAATGAAGACTTCCTCCAGGAATTTGGGCTGAGTGAagtccctg TGGTTAATGTGAAGGTAGACAATAAGGCCCTGGCCGCGGCGGCAGCGGAAGCGAGGAAAAAAGATACGGCCGACCAGGCTGCCAAGAAGGCCGTTGACAAGGGCAAGGCCGCGGCTAGCCCCAACCCGAATGTGAAGGTCGCCCCTCCAACTGGTGCGGGCAACAAGTCTTCGCCCCTTATTATTGGGGGCAagcaagggaaggagatgccccCTCCAATACAATATTCAGCTCGGCACAGGGCTCCGGGCTCTGTGAAGGCGAAGGAACCAGCTGGCGCGATAAAGAAGGCGCCTGGGCAAACCGGCACACCTGACCAAGCTGGGGCAGGGTCCAACGTCCAAAAAAGGAGGCGCTCGCCAGTTGACGAGGGGCAGCAAGGAAACCCTCCAAAGGTGGCTCGAACAGGGAAGCAGCCCGCAGACCCCTGGGTGGACCTGTTGGAGAACGGCACCATTCTGGATCCCTCGGCAACTCAGACTTGA